The sequence AAGCCCTGGGCTTGTTAAAAATGGACTTTCTCGGGCTTAAAAATCTGACAACAATTCAGCGAACAGCAGATTTAATTGAGAAAAATAAAGGGACAAAGTTGGATTTAGATGAACTGCCTCTGGATGAAATTCATTCCCGAAAAATTTTAGCCAAAGGAGAAATCAAAAATACTAAGCCCCCTGATATTCAAAAGACCTATAACCTCATTGAAAAAGGTTGGCTAGAAGGGGTTTTTCAGCTTGAATCATCGGGAATGTTAAAAGTGGTTCAAGACTTAAAACCCTCCAGTATTGAAGATCTTTCTTCCATTTTAGCTCTCTATCGTCCTGGCCCCTTAGATGCGGGACTAATTCCTAAGTTTATTGATCGCAAACATGGACGAGAAGAAATTATCTATGAACATCCTATTTTAGAACCGATTTTAGATGAAACTTATGCGGTCATGGTCTATCAAGAACAGATCATGAAAATTGCCCAAGATATGGCAGGTTATTCTCTGGGTCAGGCGGACTTATTGCGTCGTGCGATGGGGAAAAAGAAAGTGAAAGAAATGCAGAAACATCGCGAAATTTTTATTGATGGGGCGACAAAAAATGGCGTGAAACAAGAGACTGCTGAACACTTATTTGATCAGATGATTAAATTTGCTGAGTATTGCCTTAGCTATGATACGGAAATTTGGACAGTGGAATATGGGGCGATGCCTATTGGCAAAATTGTAGAAGAAAAAATTGAATGTAGCGTTTATACTGTTGATGAAAATGGCTTTGTTTACACCCAACCGATCGCGCAATGGCATCCTCGTGGTCAACAAGAAATTATTGAATATACCTTAGAAGATGGCAGAAAAATTCGCGCGACAAAAGACCATAAAATGATGACAGAATCAGGGGAAATGTTGCCTATTGAAGAAATCTTTCAGCGAGAATTAGATTTAAAAGTAGAGACGTTCCATGAAATGTCCTTGTTACGAAGGGGGGCGAAGTAGGTTGGTTTAGCAAGCCAACGAAATCTGGTTGGTGTTGGGTTTCACTACTTTCAACCCAACCTACATCGAAATCTTTTATCATCCCTAGTTTTCAGAAACATTCTGCGAACTGAACTCATTTTTAGTGACTTTCCAAAGCCAATTTGTTTCGGTGGGGATGACTTCACGATTCAGTTTTGTTGGAATAGTGTCTCGCAATTGGGGGGAAGGTTGATATAAGAAAATCTCTCCTCTTTGTTGACTAATTTGTATGGGTTGTTGCGATGAAATTAATTTGAGGGTCACCTTATTTTCTAAACGATAACCGAGAGAGAGGACTCTTTCTACCGAGGCATCACTGATGAGAAGCGGATCGGTACTCTGATTAATAATATGAGCAATTTCAGGATTATAACGGGTTTTGAAAGGGCTTTTATTCCACCAAACTTCCATTTGCGAACTAATCATACAAGATAATAATCCAAAGGCGAAAAAGGCTAGAGTAATTCTACGCCAGCGATAATATTGTTTTTTAGGAGTTGCTTTTTCCAGTTGAGTGGCTAATAAATAAGCAATGGCAATTAAAATTCCGAGATAACAAGGAATCGGATAACGTGCAATTGTTGAGCGAATTCCTCCTAGAATTAAATCACTTAAAATTAGACTCGATCCGATGACTCCAATCAAGGTTAATATAAATAACCAAATTTTGGCTTTCGTGTAACGACAAAGATAATAAAGGGCATAACAACTGATTCCAACAACGGCATAAGTTAAGGGATTAATTGCACTTGCGCCATGATTAAAATCAAAGAAACTACGACTGAGATTGAGCATCCAAAATAAGGGTAATTCTGATTTTTCTTGAGAGAGATGAGCAACATTTTGTTCCAGTTGGTTAAAGTTTTGATAGATCACAAATAACCAAGGAGAAAAGAAAATAATACTGGTGACAGAGGCGATTAAATAAGATCGGAACGGAAGTTGAGGCTGTTTTTTCCAGAGGATTACCATATAAATTCCGTGCGCGATCGCGCTGAAAATAGAAAATAAACAAGTATAAAGAGAGAGCGTCAAGCTAACTGTATAAATCAACCAATTTCGCAGATGATTTCTCTGAATTGCTTGTAAAAATGTCACACAACTGAGTAAAATCGTAACCGTCCATAAACTATATTCTCTAGCTTCTTGGGCGTACAACACTTGAAAGGGAGAAATGGCAAAAAGTCCCAGCGCGATCGCGCTAACCTGATGAGATTGAAACAGTTCCCAACATAACCAATACAGTAAAGGAAACGCCAGTAAACTGATCATAGCAGAGAGACTTCTAATTAGAAAAATATAAGCGTTTGATTGCTGATAAATCGCCTCATTCCCAAACGTTTTGACCCAATATCGAGCTAATAAATAATAGAATGGGGTGTGTTCTGGGCTACCCACTAAAGCATTCATTGTTTCCTTAAATCCTCGGTCGGAATTAGGGCGTTGATAAAAAGTAATTTCTGGAATAGTTAGAGATTCGCCCGTATAAATGCTTTCTGTAACTTCACTGGCGGTATAACCCGAAATGCGGATCGACGTGAAAACTTCATCTCCCCAATATACTTTATGATCAAGATGATAGAAGCGAAAAAAAGTCCCACAGGCTAACAAAATTAAGATGGTATTTCTTAACCAAGGTGCAAGAGAGCGAAGGGTTTTTAAGGGTCGGCTAAACATTTAGAATCAAGTACAAAGTAACCTGTTGTTTCCAAAACGGAACAAGTTTCTATCTGAGTTGAAAGGAAGGGAACAATTCCATTTTCAAGTTGAGAACGAGCGTGATTTGTAACGGGTTGAAATTGTTGCATCCAGCGATGATCGTCAATATATTTGAGGGTAAACGCATTTCGTTCCAATAACCAAAAATCAACACCGTAACGTTCAACAAAAGCTGTCACTTGTTTTTGATCTGGGCTATAGTGGGCTTTAATGGTTGCCATAACGCGATCGCGCAAAGGAAGATAATAACCTAAATGATAAGGAATCGCTAGTTCTTTACTAATTAAAACAGATCGCCTAGCAAAAGAGGGAATATTATCCGCTTCTCCGCCGAGGGAAACCACAAGGGTATCTTTCGGTTGTTGATTGAGAAACTCATAAATTTGGGGTTCTTGACCCATTTTATAATTGGGGTCTGGAAACTGATCTAAAAAGCTAGGATAGAACAGCACTGCCATGGCAATCATGGTAACAAAACTCAAAACAATTGGGGGTTTCCAAAGCTGTTTTGAGCGCGATCGGTTTTGTCCCCAATGTAGTAACATATCAATAATAATTGTTATGGTAATTGCTGCTGCAAACGCGAGGATAATGCGAATACTGTGCTGAGTATAACGACTGGGAAGATATAGGGTAAAAAGAATGGCATGAGCGAGAAAAAATAATCCTAAGGAAACAGCAGTCAGTTGACCAAGGATTCCCACTTCGGGTTTAATTTTTGCTACTAAAGGCAAGCGTTGAAAGGGAAGAAAAAACGGTAAAAAAACTGCAAAAACGAGTGTCAAAGGGACTAAAATATGATCTGGAAAGAGTCCACTGCGTCCACCTAACCAATATTTCCAGAAGTTATCATCGGAGAAAAAAGTAGTTCGCCCATCAGGAAAAAATGCTGGCATTTGACGGGCTTGTTCAAAGGAAATCGTGGGGTCAAAGGGAGAAGGAATCAGAACAAAGGGAAGTAAAACAACAACAGATACCAGTAACCCGATTCCTGAAAAAATATACTCTTTTTTTTGCCAAGAAATATGAAGTTTTCTCTGTTGCCAATAGATCAGTCTGATCACGAATAGTCCTGCCGATAATAAGACGGTCGGTGGGTAAAATAATGCTTGTAAAACAAGAACGATTAAACAAGCAACGAGATTTTTACGCAATAAGACATAAATAAAAGCTAATAATAGGGGATAAAAAAAGGCTCGCGGTGTTCCTGAAGGTAAATCATCGGCATACCATAGATTTTGTTGGAGAAGAGTGCTGGTTAAAAATGCAGTAAACGGAATCGGTAAAATCTGCATTGAGATCGCAAAAGAAAACCCCACCACAATTAAGGCTAAAGGGAGGGGAAGTAACTTATTAAAGACAAGGGGTTCAATCCCAAAAAAGACTCCCAACTTATAAATAGAAGTATAGCCTAAGGTTGCGACAGACTGGAAATAATCCGCAATCATATCATTGGGAAAAAGTTCTGGATCAACAAATTGTTGCATCCAAAAAACGTGCTGTCGGGCATCATCTTGAACCACATATTCACTGCTAAAGGCTTGTTTTAGCCCTAAAATACTGTAAACTAGAGCAATGCTAAGACTTAGCCCAAACCAAAACGCGATCGCGCGCTGATTGGCTGATAACTTTGAACTCCCGAAAAGAGAAGATAACGACTGGAGAGACATGAAGCAACTAAACTCGAATTTCGTGTCATTTATATTAGCATTGTCGATCATGCTTGTCTGCTCAATCCGATGAGAAATCAGTTTATCAAACAGATGACCCCCTCTCTCATACTTTCCATAATTGCTGTTGTCTTTGGCTTCGCGGTTCGCTTGGTTCAATATTTAAGTAATCGATCACTGTGGGGAGATGAAGCGTCAATTTCCCTCAATATTATTAATCGCTCTTATTCTGAGTTACTAACACCTTTAAGTCACAATCAAGCAGCACCGCCAGGATTTTTAACAGTAGAAAAGTTAGCCGTGCAATTATTCGGTAATAGCGAATATTCCTTAAGACTTTTTCCTTTAATTAGTAGCGCGATCGCGCTTTGTGCCTTGGTTTGGCTGGTCACGTATTATACCTCAAAAATCACTGCCCCGATCGCGATCGCTTTTTTTGCTTGTTTGCCTTATTTAGTTTATTATGCAACAGAAGTCAAACAATATTCCAGTGATGTCGCGATCGCGCTACTTTTATTTATTCTCTTACTCTCTTTCCGCACTGAACTTTTAAATCGAAACCAAATCATTTTACTCTCTCTTTTAGGAAGTATTGCCATTTGGTTTTCTCATCCCTCTATTTTTATTCTCTCAGGTGTAGAACTGAGCTCGCTGGTCATTTTACCCAGATCTCGTCGCCTGTCATGGTTAATCCGTCGTTTCCCTGTCTATTTGAGTTGGTTAACCAGCTTTATTTTACTTTATTGGCTAACCATTCGTCCGACATTAAAAAATGATGTTCTCACTGCTTCTTTCGAGGGTCGCTATCCCGAATCTTGGTTTGATCTGCTGTGGCTTTTTGATGCTTTGGGTCGATTTTTTTACCGACCATTAGGCTTCTTTGGATTTACTGACGGCATTGCTATTTTAGCGTTTATCCTTGGCTGTATTGCCTTTTATCGCCAAAATAAAATGTTTTTACTCACCCTCATTTCTCCGTTTATTACCACCTTACTGGCAGCTTATTTACAGAAATATCCGTTTCGAGAACGATTGATTTTATTTCTTGCCCCCTTTGCCATTATCATTATTGCAAAAGGGATTAGCTGGATGCTTGAATCGGGCTTTCTTCAGTTTCGGGGAATTAGTATTTTCGGGGTTTCTCTATTCACCATTTTATTGATACCACGCGCCATTAGTGCCAGTGAAGTTTTTATTGAACCGAATACCGTTGCTGAAATTAGACCCGTTCTGCAATATATTCAAAAACAGAAAGAACCGCAAGATATGTTATATATTTATCCCTCTGGGGTGAATCCATTTCGCTACTATGCTGCTCAGTATCAGTTCTCTTCAAGTCATTATAGGATTGGTCAGTGGGATATCAAGAAAGCAGGACGTGAAAAGCTCGATCCCCATGATTTACAAGGATTTAAATCAGAACTCAGTCAACTGCAAGGACAACGAGTTTGGTTGATTTTATCTGATGTCTCTGCACTAGAAGAAGAAACTATTTTTTCTTATTTGAGTCAATTTAGTCAACCGATTAACTGCTACCGAAAACCTGGTGCTGTTACTTGTCTCTATCCATTGCCAACTGAATTCTAATTGTAACCGATGATGAAAGCGCTGCAAAAAAACGGACTGGAAGTTTTATTTCTAACCATTTTAATTTTAGGGCTATTTTTTCGATTTATTAATTTAGGGGAAAAAGTTTATTGGCATGATGAAACTCTCACTTCTTTACGTATCTTTGGCTATACCAAAACCGAATTAGTGGCAGAAGCCTTTACGGGAAAAATTATGACGGTTGATGAGTTATTACAAT comes from Halothece sp. PCC 7418 and encodes:
- a CDS encoding glycosyltransferase family 39 protein, which codes for MFSRPLKTLRSLAPWLRNTILILLACGTFFRFYHLDHKVYWGDEVFTSIRISGYTASEVTESIYTGESLTIPEITFYQRPNSDRGFKETMNALVGSPEHTPFYYLLARYWVKTFGNEAIYQQSNAYIFLIRSLSAMISLLAFPLLYWLCWELFQSHQVSAIALGLFAISPFQVLYAQEAREYSLWTVTILLSCVTFLQAIQRNHLRNWLIYTVSLTLSLYTCLFSIFSAIAHGIYMVILWKKQPQLPFRSYLIASVTSIIFFSPWLFVIYQNFNQLEQNVAHLSQEKSELPLFWMLNLSRSFFDFNHGASAINPLTYAVVGISCYALYYLCRYTKAKIWLFILTLIGVIGSSLILSDLILGGIRSTIARYPIPCYLGILIAIAYLLATQLEKATPKKQYYRWRRITLAFFAFGLLSCMISSQMEVWWNKSPFKTRYNPEIAHIINQSTDPLLISDASVERVLSLGYRLENKVTLKLISSQQPIQISQQRGEIFLYQPSPQLRDTIPTKLNREVIPTETNWLWKVTKNEFSSQNVSEN